In Paenibacillus larvae subsp. larvae, the following proteins share a genomic window:
- a CDS encoding YxeA family protein, whose amino-acid sequence MRKYTAYIGIFLVVVVMLTGCDFNRMFKDQAYTQIKGEGKLDNQHKQYEYTLPAYNEKGEEIQLTFSKFGEDQFKQGAYLRLYMKDKDGKKVVTSYDEVKKEELPDKVKEKLQATP is encoded by the coding sequence ATGAGAAAATATACTGCTTATATCGGTATTTTCCTAGTCGTTGTCGTGATGTTGACCGGGTGCGATTTTAACAGAATGTTTAAAGATCAGGCTTACACCCAAATTAAAGGTGAGGGCAAACTGGATAATCAACATAAACAGTACGAGTATACGCTCCCGGCTTATAACGAAAAGGGAGAAGAAATTCAGCTAACGTTCTCTAAATTTGGAGAAGACCAATTTAAACAGGGTGCATATCTACGCCTTTATATGAAAGATAAGGATGGCAAGAAAGTAGTAACCAGCTACGATGAAGTGAAGAAAGAAGAATTGCCGGACAAAGTGAAGGAGAAACTCCAGGCCACTCCGTAA
- the walK gene encoding cell wall metabolism sensor histidine kinase WalK, protein MKNIRFFQSIQSKLIIIYVLLILIAMQLIGVYFYRTLESYYKNDFIEARSKNAELISIYAEQKFDDFQKGKTDEKKLEAELGEVNNLFAISQTEIQIIDSNGQVLTTSVQGHKNLVGQKNTQTEVTLALQGIRDNQRIFTDTDGIRKMVLAKPIGSDVRPVGAVYIVSSMEELYKTMTSINQILIVGTAIALALTGVLGVTLSSTITKPIKEITRQATAAAEGKFDQQVKVYGKDEISQLGHTFNFMMNRLKEALSINEEEKEKLSSILANMNDGVIATDDSGRVIVMNRRAKQILQVKEEQWFGKPLSRLLGISQEIVTEYSQHENTTLLELKLDEDEKIWVRVTFTPIHRRGEGITGSIAVLQDVTEQEKLERSRKEFVANVSHELRTPLTTIKSYLEALGDGAIEDPQLSERFLGVTRNETERMIRLVTDLLHLSRLDSNQATLVKTPTNISDMLEEVADRFAVQSRQRKIRIDVSVDARVGSISIDRDKIDQVLDNLLSNAIKYTADEGIVRIQANRLDHDWVEISVEDTGIGIPKKDLSRIFERFYRVDKARSRNMGGTGLGLSIAREIVKAHGGSIQLESEYNVGTRVSFTLPVHHEEEDRA, encoded by the coding sequence ATGAAGAATATCCGCTTCTTTCAATCTATCCAATCCAAGCTGATTATCATCTATGTACTGCTTATTCTGATTGCCATGCAGCTGATTGGTGTTTATTTTTACCGGACGCTGGAGAGTTACTACAAAAATGATTTTATCGAAGCCCGCAGCAAGAATGCGGAACTGATCTCCATATATGCGGAGCAGAAATTTGACGACTTTCAAAAAGGAAAAACGGATGAAAAGAAGCTGGAAGCGGAATTGGGTGAGGTAAACAATCTGTTTGCGATTTCACAAACCGAGATTCAAATTATTGACAGCAACGGGCAGGTACTTACTACCTCCGTACAAGGGCATAAAAACCTGGTCGGTCAAAAGAATACCCAGACGGAAGTGACCTTGGCGCTGCAAGGAATTCGGGATAATCAGCGGATTTTTACCGATACTGACGGCATCCGGAAGATGGTGCTGGCAAAACCTATTGGCAGCGACGTCCGGCCTGTTGGAGCGGTATACATCGTATCGTCGATGGAAGAATTATACAAAACAATGACCAGCATAAACCAGATTCTGATCGTAGGTACGGCAATTGCACTCGCTTTAACGGGGGTTCTTGGAGTTACGCTATCCAGTACTATTACGAAACCGATAAAGGAAATTACCAGACAAGCGACAGCAGCGGCTGAAGGAAAGTTTGATCAGCAAGTTAAGGTCTACGGTAAGGACGAGATCAGCCAGCTTGGACATACATTCAACTTTATGATGAACCGGTTGAAAGAGGCTTTGTCCATAAATGAAGAAGAGAAGGAAAAGCTTTCCTCTATTCTGGCCAATATGAATGACGGTGTGATCGCGACGGACGATAGCGGGAGGGTTATTGTCATGAACCGCCGGGCTAAGCAGATTTTGCAGGTAAAGGAAGAACAGTGGTTTGGCAAACCTTTATCCCGGCTTCTTGGGATCTCTCAGGAAATTGTGACAGAATATTCCCAGCATGAAAACACCACTCTTCTTGAGCTCAAGCTGGATGAGGATGAGAAAATATGGGTCAGGGTGACCTTTACCCCCATTCATAGAAGGGGAGAAGGAATAACAGGTTCCATTGCCGTTCTTCAGGATGTGACGGAACAGGAGAAGCTGGAGCGATCCAGGAAAGAGTTTGTCGCTAATGTATCCCATGAGCTCAGAACCCCTCTTACTACCATAAAAAGCTATTTGGAGGCTTTGGGCGACGGTGCTATTGAGGACCCTCAGCTATCAGAACGTTTTCTGGGTGTTACCCGGAACGAAACAGAGCGAATGATCAGGCTGGTTACAGATCTTCTCCATTTATCCAGGCTGGACTCCAATCAGGCTACACTGGTGAAGACACCGACTAACATTTCCGATATGCTGGAAGAGGTGGCTGACCGTTTTGCGGTACAGTCCAGACAACGGAAAATCAGAATTGATGTAAGTGTGGATGCCCGAGTTGGCAGCATTTCAATAGATCGGGATAAGATCGACCAAGTCCTGGATAATCTATTGTCCAATGCGATTAAATATACTGCTGATGAGGGGATAGTCCGCATACAAGCAAACAGGTTAGATCATGATTGGGTAGAAATCTCTGTCGAAGATACAGGAATAGGGATACCGAAAAAAGATCTATCGCGTATTTTCGAGCGTTTTTACCGTGTGGACAAAGCAAGATCACGCAATATGGGCGGAACCGGTCTAGGTTTGTCGATTGCCCGGGAAATAGTGAAAGCCCATGGGGGATCCATCCAATTGGAGTCTGAATATAACGTGGGAACCAGGGTTTCGTTTACACTTCCGGTTCATCATGAGGAGGAGGATCGGGCATGA
- a CDS encoding MBL fold metallo-hydrolase has product MSFRFTVLASGSTGNAVLVDTGETKLLVDAGLSAKKLEQLMEERGVSGQELNAIFVTHEHSDHIKGLGALSRKHQLPIYANQKTWEQLDKYIGTITDEHKRFMETGTSVEFENIRIESYGISHDAAEPVGYILYQGSRKLSIATDLGYMSSKVKDKIGDSDALILETNHDIEMLRVGHYPWNIKRRILSDIGHLSNEAAGEALCDILTEKTKSVYMAHLSRDHNLMDLARMTIRAVVQDKGLCLKEKNIRLMDTYFDRPTEWDDLSAG; this is encoded by the coding sequence ATGTCATTTCGCTTTACCGTACTGGCCAGCGGGTCAACGGGAAATGCGGTGTTGGTAGATACAGGAGAAACCAAGCTGCTCGTTGACGCAGGGCTTAGCGCAAAGAAGCTGGAGCAGCTGATGGAGGAACGCGGAGTATCAGGACAGGAGCTGAATGCCATTTTTGTTACTCATGAGCATTCGGATCATATCAAAGGGCTTGGTGCCCTATCCCGCAAACATCAGCTGCCTATTTACGCTAATCAGAAAACGTGGGAACAGCTCGATAAATATATCGGAACTATTACCGATGAACATAAGCGTTTCATGGAAACCGGAACATCCGTTGAGTTTGAAAACATCCGGATTGAGTCTTACGGAATTTCCCATGATGCTGCTGAACCTGTTGGCTACATACTTTATCAGGGAAGCCGTAAGCTCAGCATTGCTACCGACCTTGGGTACATGAGCTCCAAAGTGAAGGATAAGATCGGAGATTCTGATGCGTTAATTCTAGAGACAAACCATGATATTGAAATGCTGCGGGTAGGACATTATCCCTGGAATATCAAACGCAGAATTTTAAGTGATATCGGGCATTTGTCAAATGAAGCTGCAGGCGAGGCCCTTTGTGATATACTTACAGAAAAAACAAAATCCGTATATATGGCCCACCTAAGCCGGGATCATAACCTGATGGATCTTGCCAGGATGACAATCCGGGCCGTAGTGCAGGACAAGGGCTTATGTCTGAAAGAGAAAAATATCCGATTGATGGATACTTATTTTGACCGTCCTACGGAATGGGATGATCTAAGTGCAGGGTAA
- a CDS encoding YycH family regulatory protein, which produces MMEKVKTTVLAFLVGLSLLQTLVLSYSNPNYDPIPQNDYVKTEPLGSTVETKDLLFPDQIVLHLGNQAHTVLYPNIAKYYSIGNKIKGRTFEDVRRISQGITASGLEDARTKQPGIELRFSQGISLNILQKMFQFKGDMPQENTLIGTILIYLKEDKQTVKTLLFPPDSTTPLYEVNRSDFSAKDFSADDRDSFIAYQEESMPYHLSTSGDFYLPDKEITLSKKEYQMVQFTAEQLKSTLFVDPIITRNLTERDGSQIYTDGKKGLQITSDQRWMIYSDPVAPVEAKNDAYENLQAGVRFINQHGGWNGRYKLVKPSSYPSYSDQTFEFAIMLDGVPIFAKESESVGIIRITVQKGIISNYERSMINTDMTQPKREEAVTLQGGQDLEERIRSHPKKPGLSIVNVFVAYQAEYSENGFTMMPVWMVQWKDGSIEPLK; this is translated from the coding sequence ATGATGGAAAAAGTGAAGACAACCGTTCTTGCCTTTCTGGTCGGACTTAGCTTGCTTCAGACATTAGTACTCTCCTACAGCAATCCGAATTATGATCCTATCCCGCAAAATGATTATGTTAAAACGGAGCCTCTGGGCTCTACAGTTGAAACCAAGGATTTACTTTTTCCGGACCAGATTGTCCTCCATCTAGGAAATCAGGCACATACAGTTCTGTACCCGAATATTGCCAAATATTATTCTATAGGCAATAAAATCAAGGGGCGTACCTTCGAGGATGTTCGTCGTATAAGTCAAGGGATTACCGCATCCGGCCTGGAGGATGCAAGGACCAAACAACCCGGTATAGAACTAAGGTTTAGCCAGGGCATTTCGCTTAATATTTTGCAAAAAATGTTTCAATTCAAGGGGGACATGCCCCAGGAAAATACGTTAATCGGGACTATACTCATTTACTTGAAAGAAGACAAGCAAACGGTAAAGACCCTCTTGTTTCCACCAGATTCGACTACCCCTCTTTATGAGGTGAACCGCTCCGATTTCTCAGCCAAGGATTTTTCAGCGGATGACCGTGACAGCTTCATTGCTTATCAGGAAGAGAGCATGCCTTACCATCTTTCGACTTCGGGCGATTTCTATTTGCCTGATAAAGAAATAACCTTGAGTAAAAAGGAATACCAGATGGTCCAGTTTACAGCTGAACAGCTAAAGAGCACTTTGTTTGTAGATCCGATTATTACCCGGAATTTGACGGAACGTGACGGTTCCCAAATCTATACGGACGGGAAGAAAGGTTTGCAAATCACCAGTGACCAGCGCTGGATGATCTACTCGGATCCGGTTGCTCCTGTGGAAGCCAAGAACGATGCATACGAGAATCTGCAGGCCGGTGTCAGATTTATTAATCAGCACGGAGGCTGGAACGGACGGTACAAATTGGTCAAGCCATCCTCGTACCCTTCGTACTCCGACCAAACCTTTGAGTTTGCTATCATGTTGGATGGCGTCCCGATATTCGCCAAAGAATCTGAATCAGTCGGGATCATTCGGATTACCGTTCAAAAAGGAATTATATCCAATTATGAGCGGTCTATGATCAATACTGACATGACACAGCCCAAACGGGAAGAAGCAGTAACCTTGCAAGGCGGACAAGATCTGGAGGAACGAATCCGTTCCCATCCGAAAAAGCCGGGTCTTTCTATCGTGAACGTATTTGTCGCCTATCAGGCGGAATATAGTGAGAATGGCTTTACCATGATGCCGGTATGGATGGTGCAATGGAAGGACGGTTCGATTGAACCATTAAAATAA
- the yycF gene encoding response regulator YycF, translated as MQRRILVVDDEQPIADILKFNLEKEGYEVICAYDGGTAVELAFSEKPDLILLDLMLPVKDGMDVCREVRGKLNTPIIMLTAKDTEIDKVLGLEMGADDYVTKPFGTRELLARVKAHLRRQIKSEAAPEVAKEEPQGIRLDTLFIDTDMYVVYKDGDPLDLTHREFELIYYLAKHPSKVMTREHLLQAVWGYEYFGDVRTVDVTIRRLREKIETDPSKPEYIVTRRGLGYMMRSGKSGGF; from the coding sequence ATGCAAAGAAGAATTCTGGTTGTAGATGATGAGCAGCCGATTGCGGATATTTTAAAATTCAATCTTGAAAAAGAAGGCTATGAAGTCATTTGCGCTTATGATGGCGGAACAGCTGTGGAACTGGCCTTTTCTGAAAAGCCGGACCTCATTTTGCTTGATTTGATGCTGCCTGTAAAAGATGGAATGGATGTATGCAGAGAAGTGCGGGGCAAATTGAACACGCCTATTATTATGCTAACTGCTAAAGATACAGAAATCGATAAGGTCCTTGGGCTCGAAATGGGAGCCGATGATTACGTCACCAAACCGTTCGGAACAAGAGAGCTATTGGCCAGGGTGAAGGCCCATCTGCGCCGGCAGATTAAATCAGAAGCCGCACCGGAAGTGGCGAAGGAAGAACCCCAGGGAATCAGGCTGGACACATTATTTATTGATACTGATATGTATGTAGTCTATAAAGACGGTGATCCTCTGGATTTAACCCACCGTGAATTTGAACTGATTTATTATCTGGCCAAGCACCCCAGCAAGGTCATGACGCGGGAGCATCTGCTTCAGGCGGTATGGGGCTACGAGTACTTTGGAGATGTACGTACGGTAGATGTGACTATCCGGCGTCTGCGTGAAAAAATTGAGACAGACCCAAGCAAACCGGAATATATCGTAACCCGCAGAGGCCTTGGCTACATGATGCGGAGTGGCAAAAGCGGAGGATTCTAA
- the dnaB gene encoding replicative DNA helicase, producing the protein MSGEMLMDRVPPQNIEAEQAVLGAILLDSDALVTAMERVSSDDFYRGSHQRIFEAMIELAQEDEPVDLITLTARLQNKQELEEAGGVTYLSELANAVPTAANVDYYAQIVEEKSMLRRLIRTATQIVSNGYASSEDVGLMLNDAEQRILEISQRRSSSGFVSIRDVLMEVFERVEFLYSHKGGTTGIPSGFHDLDKMTSGFQRSDLIIVAARPSVGKTAFALNIAQNVGVRAKETVAIFSLEMGAAQLVQRMVCAESNVDAQRMRTGFLESDDWEKLTMAIGALSEANIYIDDSPGITVADIRAKCRRLKQEKGLGMILIDYLQLISGRGKGDNRQQEVSEISRTLKQIARELDVPVIALSQLSRGVEQRQDKRPMMSDLRESGSIEQDADIVAFLYRDDYYDKETEKKNIIEIIIAKQRNGPVGTVELAFLKNYNKFVSLDRTHQEAAAGFA; encoded by the coding sequence ATGAGCGGCGAAATGTTGATGGATCGTGTGCCACCTCAAAATATCGAAGCAGAGCAAGCCGTACTTGGAGCTATACTGCTCGATAGTGACGCACTGGTTACGGCCATGGAACGGGTCTCGAGCGATGACTTTTATCGCGGCTCACATCAGCGAATCTTTGAAGCCATGATCGAACTGGCTCAGGAAGATGAGCCAGTCGATTTGATCACGCTGACAGCCAGACTGCAGAACAAGCAGGAGCTCGAGGAAGCAGGTGGTGTTACCTACTTGTCCGAGCTTGCCAATGCGGTCCCTACCGCTGCCAACGTGGATTACTATGCGCAGATCGTTGAAGAGAAATCAATGCTGCGCAGACTGATCCGTACGGCGACTCAGATTGTGTCCAACGGCTATGCAAGCAGTGAGGACGTAGGTCTGATGCTCAATGATGCGGAGCAGCGCATTCTGGAAATTTCCCAACGCCGCTCTTCGAGCGGCTTTGTTTCAATACGGGATGTGCTAATGGAGGTCTTCGAGCGCGTCGAATTTCTTTATTCGCATAAAGGAGGAACGACCGGTATTCCTTCCGGTTTCCATGATCTGGACAAAATGACATCAGGCTTTCAGCGGTCCGATCTGATTATTGTAGCAGCGCGTCCGTCTGTCGGTAAGACGGCGTTTGCTTTGAATATCGCCCAGAATGTCGGGGTACGGGCCAAGGAAACCGTAGCGATCTTCTCCTTGGAGATGGGGGCGGCCCAGCTTGTTCAGCGTATGGTATGTGCCGAGTCTAATGTGGACGCCCAACGGATGCGTACGGGCTTTCTGGAAAGTGACGACTGGGAAAAGCTCACTATGGCGATCGGTGCTCTTTCGGAAGCGAATATTTATATTGACGATTCCCCAGGTATCACCGTAGCGGATATTCGGGCCAAATGCCGCCGGCTGAAACAGGAGAAAGGACTGGGGATGATTCTCATCGACTACTTGCAGCTGATCTCAGGAAGGGGAAAAGGAGACAACAGGCAGCAGGAAGTATCAGAAATTTCCCGTACTTTGAAACAGATAGCCCGGGAACTGGATGTCCCTGTTATTGCCCTTTCCCAGCTCAGTCGGGGCGTTGAACAAAGGCAGGATAAGCGTCCCATGATGTCAGACCTTCGGGAATCCGGCTCGATTGAGCAGGATGCCGACATCGTAGCGTTTCTGTATCGGGACGATTATTACGATAAAGAAACCGAAAAGAAAAATATCATCGAGATTATTATAGCCAAGCAGCGGAATGGTCCAGTCGGGACAGTAGAGCTGGCCTTTCTTAAAAATTATAACAAGTTTGTTAGTCTGGACCGTACACATCAGGAAGCGGCTGCCGGCTTTGCCTAA
- a CDS encoding peptidoglycan DD-metalloendopeptidase family protein: MIGSKQIKNFRHPYETVLYIAAAILIMIGLLIGGRYWVSTHLIKLYPVLLEGQEVGYAFDQKVIEQYKDEVLNRCQKQYPGLEISLPRIEVSQEVKVLYGNSFSNQEVLNVLDEKVQPQAKGVAIRVDGNTVGYVNNQATADRILAELKDSFGRKGEVGVLSVDGPDQVEQVQFVEKVSTSQVQVPPGIVMGEEKMMTKLRDREGPLLSVKTVKQVTETEKIGHETEIIWDDTTMAGRQEVIVEGKDGKKQVTIERTKVDGQIIEEKVIREDVLENPVTEKIKKGTKESQGKGTGKFIWPVLSPSITSTFGERWGKMHKGIDMTGNRVIMAADNGKVVNTGSRHDYGNYIIMDHTNGFQTVYMHLGKIDTSVGRIVEKGEKIGMMGSTGFSTGVHLHFEIHLNGDLQNPLKYLAQ; this comes from the coding sequence ATGATTGGGTCCAAACAGATCAAAAATTTCCGGCATCCCTATGAAACAGTTCTCTATATAGCTGCTGCTATTCTTATAATGATAGGCCTGCTGATTGGCGGGAGATATTGGGTAAGTACCCATCTGATTAAACTGTATCCGGTTTTGCTGGAGGGCCAGGAAGTAGGATATGCTTTTGACCAGAAAGTTATCGAGCAGTATAAGGACGAAGTGCTGAACCGCTGTCAGAAGCAGTATCCCGGTTTAGAGATATCCCTTCCCAGAATAGAAGTAAGCCAGGAAGTGAAAGTGCTGTACGGGAATTCGTTCAGCAATCAGGAAGTGTTGAATGTGCTTGATGAGAAGGTACAACCACAGGCCAAAGGGGTAGCTATCCGTGTGGACGGCAATACAGTTGGTTATGTAAACAATCAGGCGACAGCGGACCGGATTCTGGCTGAGCTCAAAGATTCTTTCGGGCGAAAAGGCGAGGTGGGAGTGCTTTCTGTTGATGGGCCTGATCAAGTAGAACAGGTACAGTTTGTGGAGAAAGTAAGCACTTCCCAGGTTCAGGTGCCTCCCGGTATTGTCATGGGGGAGGAAAAGATGATGACGAAGCTCCGGGACAGGGAAGGCCCTCTTCTTTCGGTTAAAACCGTTAAGCAAGTAACGGAGACGGAGAAGATCGGGCACGAGACCGAAATTATCTGGGATGATACCACAATGGCAGGAAGACAAGAAGTGATTGTTGAAGGCAAAGACGGAAAGAAACAGGTAACGATTGAACGAACCAAAGTAGACGGTCAGATTATTGAGGAAAAAGTTATCCGGGAAGATGTCCTGGAGAACCCCGTTACTGAAAAGATTAAAAAAGGGACCAAGGAAAGTCAAGGCAAAGGAACCGGTAAATTTATATGGCCTGTACTGTCGCCAAGCATTACAAGCACTTTCGGGGAGCGCTGGGGCAAGATGCACAAAGGAATTGATATGACAGGAAACCGGGTTATTATGGCAGCGGATAACGGTAAAGTAGTGAATACGGGCAGCCGCCATGATTACGGCAATTATATTATCATGGATCATACGAATGGATTTCAGACAGTTTACATGCATCTTGGCAAGATTGATACGTCCGTAGGGCGTATTGTAGAAAAAGGGGAAAAAATCGGGATGATGGGCAGTACCGGTTTTTCCACGGGAGTCCATCTTCATTTTGAGATTCATCTGAATGGGGATTTGCAAAATCCTCTGAAATATTTGGCTCAATAA
- the yycI gene encoding two-component system regulatory protein YycI: MDWSRAKSILIIAFLLLNIVLGYQLLKGNGSGSDLPGDMLEETNKLLRSKNIQLNAVLPTDTPRLREITVTYNDQFKNEKVMLQQPIRLNAILSKFDQKESETITEIPKFDAYQHDPVSSKEGVYVLNQMYNQLPLFDVRLELDERGGEIVSYKQAYVDVQQGDRQKEEQKVIPAYVALRTLIEKYLLEGSTINDVRLGYHGQMFNSQVQYMVPYWRVTTGKGSVYYIHAFNGAVDAESKEPEKTIGTNGDKSER, from the coding sequence GTGGACTGGAGTCGGGCCAAATCAATTCTGATCATTGCTTTTCTGCTGCTGAATATTGTGCTTGGCTACCAGCTTCTCAAGGGGAATGGTAGCGGGTCCGATCTCCCCGGTGATATGCTGGAGGAGACCAATAAACTCCTGCGAAGCAAGAATATTCAGCTGAATGCTGTACTTCCGACGGATACCCCCAGGCTGAGGGAGATTACGGTCACTTATAATGATCAGTTTAAAAATGAAAAAGTGATGCTGCAGCAGCCGATCCGGCTGAATGCGATCCTTTCAAAATTCGATCAGAAAGAGAGCGAGACTATAACAGAAATACCGAAGTTTGATGCTTATCAGCATGATCCGGTGAGCAGTAAAGAGGGAGTGTATGTGCTGAATCAGATGTATAATCAGCTGCCTCTCTTTGATGTGAGGCTCGAACTGGATGAGAGAGGCGGAGAGATTGTCAGCTATAAGCAGGCTTATGTAGATGTTCAACAAGGAGACAGACAAAAAGAGGAACAAAAGGTTATTCCTGCTTATGTAGCCCTCCGGACCTTGATTGAGAAATATTTGCTGGAGGGAAGTACAATCAATGATGTAAGACTGGGGTATCATGGACAGATGTTTAACTCTCAGGTACAATACATGGTTCCCTATTGGAGAGTAACGACAGGCAAAGGCTCCGTTTATTATATCCATGCTTTTAATGGTGCTGTGGATGCCGAATCGAAAGAACCGGAAAAAACAATTGGAACAAATGGGGACAAATCCGAGAGATAG
- the rplI gene encoding 50S ribosomal protein L9: MKVVFLKDVKGQGKKGEIKEVSEGYANNFLIPRGLVSVATSSAVKQLDQQKKAEQKRKDQEKADAEVLAGKMNEMTVQLKAKSGEGGRLFGAIMAKQIAEALQKQQNIKVDKRKIELHEPIRSLGVTRVPVKLHIDVTATLSVQVVEE, translated from the coding sequence ATGAAAGTAGTATTTTTAAAAGACGTTAAAGGCCAAGGTAAAAAAGGGGAAATTAAGGAAGTATCTGAGGGATACGCCAATAACTTTTTAATACCAAGAGGACTGGTTTCCGTTGCTACCAGTTCCGCGGTAAAACAGCTGGATCAGCAGAAAAAAGCGGAACAGAAACGGAAAGACCAGGAAAAAGCAGATGCGGAAGTACTGGCAGGAAAAATGAACGAGATGACCGTTCAGCTTAAAGCCAAGTCCGGTGAAGGCGGCCGCTTGTTTGGTGCCATTATGGCCAAGCAAATTGCCGAAGCCCTACAAAAGCAGCAAAATATTAAGGTTGACAAACGTAAGATCGAACTTCACGAGCCTATTCGTTCTCTGGGTGTTACCCGTGTGCCGGTTAAACTGCATATAGACGTCACGGCAACCCTGAGTGTACAGGTAGTGGAAGAATAA
- a CDS encoding adenylosuccinate synthase, which translates to MSTVVVVGTQWGDEGKGKITDFLAESAEVVARYQGGNNAGHTILIDGKKFKLHMIPSGIFYKDKICVIGNGMVINPVALIEEIQYIHGNGFSTDNLKISDRAHVIMPYHLLLDELEEDRKGENKIGTTKKGIGPCYMDKAARNGIRIADLMDAAEFERKLRHMVKEKNELIEQVYGKQGLDVEEILSQYLGYAEELRRYVTDTSVVLNDNIDEGKRVLFEGAQGVMLDIDQGTYPFVTSSNPTAGGVCIGSGVGPTKIHQIIGVAKAYTTRVGDGPFPTELHDEIGDYIREKGNEYGTTTGRARRVGWFDSVVVRHARRVSGITGLSLNSIDVLTGLETVKICTGYMYRGELITHYPASLKMLAECQAVYEELPGWNEDLSKVRNLEDLPQNARHYLERVSQLTGIPIAIFSVGRNREQTNLVRPVYA; encoded by the coding sequence ATGTCGACAGTAGTTGTTGTCGGAACACAATGGGGAGATGAAGGGAAAGGGAAAATTACCGACTTTCTTGCGGAGTCCGCCGAAGTTGTGGCCCGCTATCAGGGAGGTAATAATGCCGGTCATACCATCCTGATCGATGGTAAGAAATTTAAACTTCATATGATCCCGTCCGGTATTTTTTATAAGGATAAAATCTGTGTAATCGGAAACGGGATGGTAATCAACCCGGTCGCCTTAATCGAAGAAATTCAATACATCCATGGTAATGGCTTTTCTACCGATAATCTGAAGATCAGTGACCGCGCCCATGTTATTATGCCTTATCATCTTCTGCTGGATGAGCTGGAAGAGGACCGCAAAGGCGAGAACAAAATCGGTACCACCAAAAAAGGCATCGGCCCCTGTTATATGGATAAAGCAGCCCGTAACGGAATCCGTATTGCAGACTTAATGGATGCTGCTGAATTTGAACGTAAACTTCGTCATATGGTAAAAGAAAAAAATGAACTCATTGAGCAGGTATACGGTAAACAAGGACTGGATGTAGAGGAAATTTTGTCGCAATATCTGGGCTACGCAGAGGAACTTCGCCGGTATGTGACCGATACATCCGTAGTTTTGAATGATAACATTGATGAAGGCAAGCGTGTGCTCTTCGAAGGGGCTCAGGGGGTCATGCTTGACATTGACCAGGGGACGTACCCGTTCGTCACCTCCTCTAATCCGACTGCCGGCGGCGTTTGCATTGGTTCCGGTGTTGGGCCTACGAAGATCCACCAAATCATCGGGGTAGCGAAGGCTTATACTACCCGGGTTGGCGACGGTCCATTCCCAACCGAACTTCACGATGAAATCGGGGATTATATCCGTGAGAAAGGCAATGAATATGGAACAACCACAGGACGCGCCCGCCGTGTGGGCTGGTTTGACAGTGTTGTAGTCCGTCATGCCCGCCGTGTCAGCGGAATCACAGGACTTTCCCTGAATTCCATCGATGTGCTGACAGGTCTGGAAACCGTAAAGATCTGTACGGGCTATATGTATCGTGGGGAACTGATTACCCATTATCCGGCAAGTCTGAAGATGCTTGCGGAATGCCAGGCTGTCTACGAGGAACTGCCAGGCTGGAACGAGGATTTATCGAAAGTCCGCAATCTAGAAGATCTTCCTCAGAACGCACGTCATTACCTGGAGCGCGTCTCCCAGCTGACCGGAATTCCGATCGCTATTTTCTCTGTTGGACGCAACCGGGAACAAACAAATCTGGTGCGCCCTGTTTACGCATAA